gctggaTTTTGGTGTAGGGAaccctcttcttcctccccctccgATAGCTGCTGACTTCGGGTTGCAGGGGGACCACgtctgcaaaaaagaaaatagaaaaaaagaaagaaaaatggggaaaaaaaaaagagataaaaagaaggggggggggagcgggagggggaaggggatcTTCGTCCCGGTGCGTGGAATGGGGATTTCTGTACATCAGGGAGAGATAAAAGGGGGAACGGAGGATGGAGAGCGGAGAGAAATGCGAGCGAAGGAGTAGAAGAAAAGAGACGAGAATGCATCCAGAGAGGGCCGCGGTAGGactgcaataataataataacagcaataataacGATAGAAGATTAATAACGCACGTGGGGAAAGGCTGTTTTTCTTGGCGATGCTGATCAGCACATCAACCCCAGAGCACAACCAAAGGGACTTTCCAAGCACTGATGCTGCAAACAACGTCTCGGGCTTCTcccctcttctcctttctcttctatccCCCTCTccattccctttcttttctcccctcgGGTTTTCGGGGGGAGCCCCGCAGATGAGCACCCACAAACACAGCGCAGGGATAAGTGCATCCGCGCAGTGCAGACCCCAAAGCTGGAgtggggctgctcagggaaacCCCTTGGAGGGGCAAAACCAACCAGAATATCCCCCCCCACCACCCGCCTCCAGGAGATTTTACCCTGGAGGTGGTGGGGGGAAAGATGCTCCGTGCTTTGCAAAGGGGCTGTCGGGAATGGATCCAGCAAGGATGCGGACAGCATCTTTGCCCTTGTCCTGATGTCACCGGGGTGCAAAGCAGACGCCAAGGTTCCCCCCTGGTTCAGGGCACCTCCAGCCCCTTCTCAGCGCCCCCACAGAGTGACCTGGGTTAGGAAGTCCCCCCCGCAAAGATGTCTGCATGGGGTGAGGACACGGAGCGTTGCTGGCAGCTGACACCGACTTAATTCGGGACCCCCTCAGCACCTGAGGGCCGCGAGCTATGGGGCTGgagatctggggtgctgggggtgctCTGAGTGGGGGAACAGAAATCTCTTTCGGGGATTGTAGGGACGTTGGAAATGGAGAGGGAAATCAGAGGGGACGGCAGTTTCACCAAACCCAGCTGTAAcggagcccccccccccccaaaaaaagacaaaacagtcAAAGCACCAGAACCACACGGACGCCATCCAGCTCCCAACGCGGCATTTCTCCCGTGCCAAACACCACCACATTCCCTTTCCCCAACCCAAACATCTCCCAGGAAAAGCCCATTCCTCTGTCCCTCTTTGTCCTGAagacacaaaacaaataaagccGTGTCGCCCAAAACCCCCCTCCCAACGCCCTACAAGACCCATCCTTGCTCTCCATCGGAGACGCACGAAGCTCAAGgagtcccccccccccatttcttATTGAGGTTATTCCCCCACCCCCTTCGTGCCCATCTTCTCCCCACAGTGGGACAGGGCGGGGGGGTGCAGGGAGAACCGGGAGGAAGCGCACCCCATCACCTTCCTCCCCGTCGGGTACTGCTTTGCTGGATATCCCCCTCtgaagcggggggggggggggggctttgctGTCAGGCTGGGAgagcccccccatcccctcggAACACCTTCATTTGTCACTTGACACCTATTCCTCTAATTGGGCGTAATTGAGATACGATTTACTGTCCCGGCTCTGACACTCCTCACTCGGCTGAGACGCTTCAAaaggaattattattatttttggggCCTTTTTAAGCTTTCTGCAATTAAAGCAAATGAAGAGGAGTGCAGCCGGAGCCGCGCTGTGATGAGGCAAcgagagggaggagagaagaagaaagggaagcgCTGAGCGGCAAAGTTACTTTCCAAGCAAGCTCACGGCGTGTATTTTGATGCAGAAATGATTGCTTcaccttttttcccctgcatgTTCATACACATTGCCTTGCACGGGAGGCATTCCAGAgccatttctttccctttaattACATATCGAGGCGTACATGTATCTCTATAGGTCCGTGCACACTCATCCGCGCGCGGGGACACGCGCAGCTCCCGGGTAACTCACCTGGAAAAGGAGATTTCCAAAGGTGCGCCGACTGGGATTGCTCTTTGGAGCAGTACACTTGCCCGTCCCAACCATTCGAAAGAGCCCAGTGCTGGTAACCTTCCATGGGAAGCAAAGCGTCGTGCCGAGGCTCGGGGTGAGCCCCCAACCCCGGGACCACCGACACGTCCAAATAACCGGGAACCGCTTGGTAGGAGCTGGCGAAACCGGGATAAAAGGCGAACTCTTTCGGCCTCGACGGCAGCTCCTCGCCGGGCAGCGGCCCCCCGGCCTCGGGGTACTTCTCGCCGGGGTGATACGCGCAGGGCTTCTGCTGCAGGTTGACCCCGTGCGAGTGGGACAGGCGACAGCCGTAGTAACCCCCGCCGAAGGGGTACCCATAGCCCAGCGCAGCGCTGGAAGCCGCCCCCGACGGGCACTGCCGGGGGGGCTCCGTGGCGGCCAGCTCGGCGTACGCTGCTCCCTGCGGCGCCGGCGGAGCTCCGGTGGGTACGGCGAGCCCCGGTGGGGGGGGGAGCACCTCCCGGCAGTGCCCTAAGCTTTCCATGCGGTTTTTTTCCCGGGGGGGTTCCTCGCAGCGGCAGGCCAAGCCGTCGGGCCAGCGCGGGGGGAGGCCGAGCGGTGCCGTCATGTCATACCGCGATGTCGCCGTCCCCGCCGTCCCCACCGCCGCCTCCACCTCCGCCACCGCCGTCGGGGGAAGctccgcgccgcgccccgccgccccgcgaCCCCCCCAACATATCGGAGCCGCGCGCGCATGCGccaccgccgcgccgccgccgctccaTTAAGAAATCCGCGGCGGCCAcgcctcccccccccgcccccccccccccaacctcgCGCCCGCCCCGTCGTgcccccgccgcgccgcccaCGTCACTCCGCCGCCCCgacggaggggggggggtgcgACGCGGGCGCTGATTGGACGCCGCGCTGCTCCCCCCCCACTCCatctcccacccctcccccgTCGGCCTTAAAGGCGGAGACCGCCCCGTCGGGCACAAAAAGCGCGTGGCCGCGCGTGGGGGGGCCGGCGCCCCGCTGCCCCGCAGAAATGTACCCCCCAacccttttgcttttctgcGGTTGGAACCTGTTGgttattttttcactgcaggtgctccttctctcccccctccccccgccccatccaggaaaaaaaaaaaagcagcagcaccgccccaaatCCTcatttccccctctttttttttctgtcagaatccgaaataatttgattttccCCGTTCAACCACTGGaggcggagggggggggacgggacgggacggtGGGGTACGGCGATGTTCATGTTTCATGGTTGGGTGATAAATATCGCAGTGGGTAAGGacggaggggagggggggggttgtgTTGGTGCAGTCTGATTTGTGAGCGTTTGTAAAATAAAAGGGACTCAGTTCATAAAATAGAGACAGCTCCGGGCTGAGAGAGGCGgaattagggggaaaaaaaggagaaaaattgcAGGTTGTTGGTTGGGAAcgatggggaaagggaggagggggcAGCGAGAGGTTCACAGCCGTCGGGGAACCCCAGGGAGGGGGTAatgaagggaaggagggggatCGAAGGTCATCAGCACtccaaaaaatagaaaaagaggggaaaaatggaaaatatagaGATGTTTTTACAGGAATGTGGTGCTCGAACCGATAAGAGCCAAATGTGAGCTGTGTTTCTGtatgccccccctcccccccaaataATAATCCCAACGTTGTTCAGGGGCAGAGCCGAGCGCCCCGTGGGGATCTCAGGTGGTCCCCGCGTATCCCTGTGGCCCCCTTTGTCCCACTCAGGACCCCCTCTATGTCCCTGTGTCCCTACAAATcccccatccctctgctgctgcttttgggggTGATTCCCCCCTGCAGGTTCACCTCCCCcaaaaagctggaaaagacccccaaaaccctacaaatccccccaaatcctggagggggggggagctCCCAGCCCCGTCATAGAACGAGGAGGTGCTCCTCATTACCTCCCCAGCTGTTAGAGCCGTCGAGGAGCGATTTGGGACATCTCAGAGTCCAAGTTCAAGGTGAGGGAATCCGAGAGCGTCCCGGGGCCGAGATGGGGACAGAGGCTGTAGGACACCGTCATTCAGAGCGGCTGCTTTGGTGGGTGGGGGCGGGAGGGGTGGTTTGGAAATCATAACCATCCCGAAAATACCCAACCCTGGGAGCACACACAGCCTTCGGGCGCCGCAGAGCGATTTGATTTCACCCAGCCATCACCGAGGAGGAATATTCCCACCGAACCCCCCCCGGACCCCGGCCACAAAACGCGGATGGGAGAAACAGAAACGATGCGAATGTTTAAATTAAAGCCTCGCGCCCCTCGTCCGCCCCGTCGGGGCAGCGCCGGTCCATTCCtctccccccaaaatccccatccccagcagcggtttgcttcccccccccccccccccccccgaagcGAAGCGGGTGATTTTATGAAGTAGTTAACATTTCGTAGCATATGTCCTACCCGCGATGCGCGGGGAAGGgattaaatgttaaaaatgtaaaGATTTATGATGAGCGCAACGAGAGGCGCAGCGCGGCCGCGGTCGGAGCCTTCAGCAGAGCGAGGAATGAACCCAACCCCTCAACGCGACCCTCCCGCAGCTCCGGGAAGGGGAGGTCCGGTCCGGATGGCTTTGAAGGATGGGTGGAATTCGGGGTGAATTTTTCGCTCGAGTCCCTCCGTGGCGTCGCGCGTGGCAAAGCGGGGGTGAAAAATACGAAGGGAAAAGGTTTTTGCAGGAGGTAATGGGTGACGGAGGTGGAAAATCTCGTGTGGAGCGGTGGTTATGGGGAGAGAAAgcggagggaggaggagggagaacgGAGCTGAAGCGGGGCTCTGCCCCTCGGCGCCGAAATTCGGGTTTTTagtagaaataataattata
Above is a window of Gallus gallus isolate bGalGal1 chromosome 34, bGalGal1.mat.broiler.GRCg7b, whole genome shotgun sequence DNA encoding:
- the HOXC13 gene encoding homeobox protein Hox-C13, yielding MTAPLGLPPRWPDGLACRCEEPPREKNRMESLGHCREVLPPPPGLAVPTGAPPAPQGAAYAELAATEPPRQCPSGAASSAALGYGYPFGGGYYGCRLSHSHGVNLQQKPCAYHPGEKYPEAGGPLPGEELPSRPKEFAFYPGFASSYQAVPGYLDVSVVPGLGAHPEPRHDALLPMEGYQHWALSNGWDGQVYCSKEQSQSAHLWKSPFPDVVPLQPEVSSYRRGRKKRVPYTKIQLKELEKEYAASKFITKEKRRRISATTNLSERQVTIWFQNRRVKEKKVVSKSKTAHLHPT